Proteins from one Cryptomeria japonica chromosome 4, Sugi_1.0, whole genome shotgun sequence genomic window:
- the LOC131056793 gene encoding FT-interacting protein 4 isoform X2, with the protein MTTRKVIVEVVEARNLPPKDGEGSISAYVMVDFDGQCKRTKTIPKKLNPAWNEKLEFTVNNPTTMIGEELEAEVYNDKKTTVGRNPFLGRVKLLGSQFPKKGDENLVFYTLQNKSVFSTVKGALGLKICYFDEPIKPPDPPPAEQPPAEAPPAEAPPPAEAPPTDAPAPPADTPAPPADPPAPPADAPAPPAEAPPAAAPPVDAPTAEAPPAEQPPAEAPAAAAPGEAPPAEAPPAEAPPAETPPPAEAAPAEAPPAEAAPAAAPPSSEAPPPADTPPAEAPSTTENKPAEEVKPPEEVAPTKEKTIHHYERPPMSPLPSMSAEYFTKDIPFGRNDERSTYDLVEKMHYLFVRIVKARALASRDSTGNAGDPFVKIRVGGEVVRTRKTQNNSSPEWNQIFAFGKGPLQAAPTLEISVWDENTGTKDDFLGGVCFDLSEVPTRVPPDSPLAPQWYRLEGEGRVRGDIMLAVWMGTQADETFPEAWQSDTGGVINTRSKVYVSPKLWYLRVNVIEAQDLEFPEKVKSPELKVRVQLGMQVLRTRASNNRTSSPVWNEDLMFVAGEPFEEPLMLLIEDRPNTGNNKDTTALGQALVGLTAIERRVDDRMVSSRWFNLDKPNGEQKYHGRLHLRLCFDGGYHVMDEAAHSSSDLRPTAKQLWKPALGYLELGILGAKNMLPMKTKGGRSTTDAYCVAKYGQKWIRTRTITDSFNPRWNEQYTWEVYDPCTVLTLGVFDNRHIYMNSHDQKSSDLKDVRIGKVRVRISTLESNRIYTNSYPLLVLLPSGVKKMGDIEIAVRFSCPSLLDVVQIYNKPLLPKMHYLHPLGLTQQDMLRNIAMKIVAMRLSRAEPPLRHEVVQYMLDTDSNMWSMRRSAWYYRFRPRMPPHMDTRISHADTVDPDDLDEEFDPLQSSKDSEIVRKRYDRLRSLAARIQTVLGDFASQGERIQALLSWRDPRSTGMFIATCFMISMILYIVHIKMVLISLAFYFLRHPRFREPMPASILNFFRRLPALSDRIM; encoded by the exons ATGACGACAAGAAAGGTCATTGTGGAAGTTGTGGAGGCACGCAATTTACCACCAAAGGATGGAGAGGGGTCAATCAGTGCATATGTGATGGTCGATTTTGATGGGCAATGCAAGCGTACAAAGACAATACCCAAAAAATTGAATCCTGCATGGAATGAAAAACTGGAGTTCACTGTAAATAATCCAACAACAATGATTGGGGAGGAATTGGAAGCAGAAgtatacaatgataagaagactactGTTGGACGCAACCCGTTTTTGGGAAGAGTGAAATTGCTTGGAAGCCAGTTTCCCAAGAAGGGTGATGAAAATTTGGTTTTTTATACTTTACAGAACAAATCTGTGTTTAGTACGGTCAAGGGAGCTTTAGGACTTAAAATATGTTACTTCGATGAACCTATCAAGCCTCCTGATCCTCCACCAGCAGAGCAGCCACCAGCCGAAGCCCCACCAGCTGAAGCCCCTCCACCTGCAGAAGCCCCCCCTACAGATGCTCCAGCCCCACCTGCAGATACTCCAGCTCCCCCTGCAGATCCTCCAGCACCACCTGCAGATGCTCCAGCGCCCCCTGCAGAAGCCCCCCCTGCAGCAGCTCCTCCTGTAGATGCCCCCACTGCAGAGGCTCCTCCCGCAGAGCAACCACCTGCAGAGGCCCCAGCTGCTGCAGCACCTGGTGAAGCCCCTCCTGCTGAAGCTCCGCCAGCTGAAGCTCCTCCAGCTGAAACTCCTCCACCTGCAGAAGCAGCTCCCGCTGAAGCTCCTCCTGCAGAAGCTGCCCCTGCAGCTGCGCCACCCTCTTCTGAAGCACCACCCCCTGCTGACACTCCACCAGCAGAAGCACCCTCAACTACAGAGAATAAGCCAGCAGAAGAAGTCAAGCCTCCCGAGGAAGTGGCCCCAACAAAAGAAAAGACAATACATCATTATGAGAGACCACCTATGTCCCCACTGCCATCCATGTCGGCAGAATATTTCACAAAGGATATTCCTTTTGGACGTAATGATGAGAGATCAACATATGATTTGGTTGagaaaatgcattatctttttgttaGAATTGTGAAAGCAAGAGCTCTTGCATCCAGAGATTCTACAG GCAATGCAGGAGATCCATTTGTGAAAATTAGAGTTGGAGGTGAAGTTGTTCGAACTCGGAAGACACAAAATAATTCATCTCCAGAGTGGAATCAAATATTTGCCTTTGGCAAAGGCCCTCTTCAGGCAGCTCCAACTTTGGAGATTTCTGTATGGGACGAAAACACTGGTACAAAGGATGATTTCCTTGGAGGAGTCtgctttgatctttcagaagttcCAACAAGGGTCCCTCCAGATAGCCCTCTGGCTCCTCAGTGGTATAGATTGGAAGGGGAAGGTAGAGTCAGAGGAGATATTATGCTTGCTGTTTGGATGGGAACACAAGCAGATGAAACATTCCCAGAGGCTTGGCAGTCTGATACAGGAGGTGTGATTAATACAAGGTCAAAAGTTTATGTTTCTCCAAAACTGTGGTATCTAAGGGTTAATGTGATTGAAGCTCAGGACTTGGAGTTTCCTGAAAAAGTAAAATCTCCCGAGCTCAAGGTGAGGGTGCAGTTAGGGATGCAGGTTTTGAGAACCAGAGCCTCCAATAATAGAACTTCCAGCCCAGTTTGGAATGAGGATTTGATGTTTGTTGCAGGTGAACCCTTTGAAGAACCATTAATGTTGTTGATTGAAGATCGACCTAATACTGGAAATAATAAAGACACCACAGCTCTAGGTCAAGCCCTAGTTGGTTTAACAGCGATTGAAAGAAGAGTGGATGACCGTATGGTAAGTTCTAGGTGGTTCAATTTAGATAAACCAAATGGAGAACAAAAGTATCATGGAAGACTTCATCTACGCTTGTGTTTTGATGGAGGCTATCATGTGATGGATGAGGCTGCTCATTCCAGTAGTGATCTAAGACCAACTGCTAAACAATTGTGGAAACCAGCTTTAGGCTACTTGGAATTGGGAATTTTGGGAGCCAAAAACATGTTACCAATGAAAACAAAAGGAGGAAGGAGTACAACAGATGCATATTGTGTGGCAAAGTACGGACAGAAATGGATTAGAACAAGAACAATTACTGATAGCTTTAACCCAAGGTGGAATGAACAGTACACATGGGAAGTTTATGATCCCTGCACTGTTCTAACCTTAGGAGTCTTTGATAACAGGCACATTTACATGAACAGCCATGATCAGAAGTCATCTGACCTCAAGGATGTTCGCATTGGGAAAGTTCGGGTTCGCATTTCTACACTTGAAAGCAATAGAATTTACACTAACTCGTACCCATTGCTGGTTCTTCTGCCTTCTGGTGTGAAAAAAATGGGAGATATTGAAATTGCAGTAAGATTTTCTTGTCCTTCATTGCTTGATGTGGTTCAGATATACAATAAGCCATTACTTCCAAAGATGCATTATCTACATCCCTTGGGCCTAACCCAACAGGATATGCTAAGAAATATAGCAATGAAGATTGTTGCAATGCGTTTGTCTCGTGCTGAGCCACCTTTGAGGCATGAGGTGGTGCAATATATGTTGGACACAGACTCTAATATGTGGAGCATGAGGAGAA GTGCATGGTACTACAGGTTTCGGCCTAGAATGCCACCACACATGGATACCCGGATTTCACATGCAGACACAGTTGATCCAGATGATCTTGATGAAGAATTTGACCCGTTACAGAGTTCTAAGGATTCTGAAATCGTTAGAAAGAGATATGATAGACTGAGAAGCTTGGCTGCAAGGATACAGACAGTGTTGGGTGACTTTGCTTCACAAGGAGAGAGAATCCAAGCCCTTCTAAGTTGGAGAGATCCTCGTTCTACTGGAATGTTTATTGCTACATGTTTCATGATCTCAATGATCTTGTACATTGTCCATATCAAAATGGTTTTGATAAGCCTTGCTTTCTACTTCCTTCGCCACCCAAGATTCAGAGAGCCAATGCCTGCTTCAATCCTCAATTTCTTTAGGCGTTTGCCTGCTTTGTCAGACCGCATCATGTAA
- the LOC131056793 gene encoding FT-interacting protein 3 isoform X1, translating into MTTRKVIVEVVEARNLPPKDGEGSISAYVMVDFDGQCKRTKTIPKKLNPAWNEKLEFTVNNPTTMIGEELEAEVYNDKKTTVGRNPFLGRVKLLGSQFPKKGDENLVFYTLQNKSVFSTVKGALGLKICYFDEPIKPPDPPPAEQPPAEAPPAEAPPPAEAPPTDAPAPPADTPAPPADPPAPPADAPAPPAEAPPAAAPPVDAPTAEAPPAEQPPAEAPAAAAPGEAPPAEAPPAEAPPAETPPPAEAAPAEAPPAEAAPAAAPPSSEAPPPADTPPAEAPSTTENKPAEEVKPPEEVAPTKEKTIHHYERPPMSPLPSMSAEYFTKDIPFGRNDERSTYDLVEKMHYLFVRIVKARALASRDSTGNAGDPFVKIRVGGEVVRTRKTQNNSSPEWNQIFAFGKGPLQAAPTLEISVWDENTGTKDDFLGGVCFDLSEVPTRVPPDSPLAPQWYRLEGEGRVRGDIMLAVWMGTQADETFPEAWQSDTGGVINTRSKVYVSPKLWYLRVNVIEAQDLEFPEKVKSPELKVRVQLGMQVLRTRASNNRTSSPVWNEDLMFVAGEPFEEPLMLLIEDRPNTGNNKDTTALGQALVGLTAIERRVDDRMVSSRWFNLDKPNGEQKYHGRLHLRLCFDGGYHVMDEAAHSSSDLRPTAKQLWKPALGYLELGILGAKNMLPMKTKGGRSTTDAYCVAKYGQKWIRTRTITDSFNPRWNEQYTWEVYDPCTVLTLGVFDNRHIYMNSHDQKSSDLKDVRIGKVRVRISTLESNRIYTNSYPLLVLLPSGVKKMGDIEIAVRFSCPSLLDVVQIYNKPLLPKMHYLHPLGLTQQDMLRNIAMKIVAMRLSRAEPPLRHEVVQYMLDTDSNMWSMRRSKANWFRIMNVISGFVSVVKWIDDICQWKNPITTVLVHFLFLILVWYPELIVPTVFFYVFVIGAWYYRFRPRMPPHMDTRISHADTVDPDDLDEEFDPLQSSKDSEIVRKRYDRLRSLAARIQTVLGDFASQGERIQALLSWRDPRSTGMFIATCFMISMILYIVHIKMVLISLAFYFLRHPRFREPMPASILNFFRRLPALSDRIM; encoded by the exons ATGACGACAAGAAAGGTCATTGTGGAAGTTGTGGAGGCACGCAATTTACCACCAAAGGATGGAGAGGGGTCAATCAGTGCATATGTGATGGTCGATTTTGATGGGCAATGCAAGCGTACAAAGACAATACCCAAAAAATTGAATCCTGCATGGAATGAAAAACTGGAGTTCACTGTAAATAATCCAACAACAATGATTGGGGAGGAATTGGAAGCAGAAgtatacaatgataagaagactactGTTGGACGCAACCCGTTTTTGGGAAGAGTGAAATTGCTTGGAAGCCAGTTTCCCAAGAAGGGTGATGAAAATTTGGTTTTTTATACTTTACAGAACAAATCTGTGTTTAGTACGGTCAAGGGAGCTTTAGGACTTAAAATATGTTACTTCGATGAACCTATCAAGCCTCCTGATCCTCCACCAGCAGAGCAGCCACCAGCCGAAGCCCCACCAGCTGAAGCCCCTCCACCTGCAGAAGCCCCCCCTACAGATGCTCCAGCCCCACCTGCAGATACTCCAGCTCCCCCTGCAGATCCTCCAGCACCACCTGCAGATGCTCCAGCGCCCCCTGCAGAAGCCCCCCCTGCAGCAGCTCCTCCTGTAGATGCCCCCACTGCAGAGGCTCCTCCCGCAGAGCAACCACCTGCAGAGGCCCCAGCTGCTGCAGCACCTGGTGAAGCCCCTCCTGCTGAAGCTCCGCCAGCTGAAGCTCCTCCAGCTGAAACTCCTCCACCTGCAGAAGCAGCTCCCGCTGAAGCTCCTCCTGCAGAAGCTGCCCCTGCAGCTGCGCCACCCTCTTCTGAAGCACCACCCCCTGCTGACACTCCACCAGCAGAAGCACCCTCAACTACAGAGAATAAGCCAGCAGAAGAAGTCAAGCCTCCCGAGGAAGTGGCCCCAACAAAAGAAAAGACAATACATCATTATGAGAGACCACCTATGTCCCCACTGCCATCCATGTCGGCAGAATATTTCACAAAGGATATTCCTTTTGGACGTAATGATGAGAGATCAACATATGATTTGGTTGagaaaatgcattatctttttgttaGAATTGTGAAAGCAAGAGCTCTTGCATCCAGAGATTCTACAG GCAATGCAGGAGATCCATTTGTGAAAATTAGAGTTGGAGGTGAAGTTGTTCGAACTCGGAAGACACAAAATAATTCATCTCCAGAGTGGAATCAAATATTTGCCTTTGGCAAAGGCCCTCTTCAGGCAGCTCCAACTTTGGAGATTTCTGTATGGGACGAAAACACTGGTACAAAGGATGATTTCCTTGGAGGAGTCtgctttgatctttcagaagttcCAACAAGGGTCCCTCCAGATAGCCCTCTGGCTCCTCAGTGGTATAGATTGGAAGGGGAAGGTAGAGTCAGAGGAGATATTATGCTTGCTGTTTGGATGGGAACACAAGCAGATGAAACATTCCCAGAGGCTTGGCAGTCTGATACAGGAGGTGTGATTAATACAAGGTCAAAAGTTTATGTTTCTCCAAAACTGTGGTATCTAAGGGTTAATGTGATTGAAGCTCAGGACTTGGAGTTTCCTGAAAAAGTAAAATCTCCCGAGCTCAAGGTGAGGGTGCAGTTAGGGATGCAGGTTTTGAGAACCAGAGCCTCCAATAATAGAACTTCCAGCCCAGTTTGGAATGAGGATTTGATGTTTGTTGCAGGTGAACCCTTTGAAGAACCATTAATGTTGTTGATTGAAGATCGACCTAATACTGGAAATAATAAAGACACCACAGCTCTAGGTCAAGCCCTAGTTGGTTTAACAGCGATTGAAAGAAGAGTGGATGACCGTATGGTAAGTTCTAGGTGGTTCAATTTAGATAAACCAAATGGAGAACAAAAGTATCATGGAAGACTTCATCTACGCTTGTGTTTTGATGGAGGCTATCATGTGATGGATGAGGCTGCTCATTCCAGTAGTGATCTAAGACCAACTGCTAAACAATTGTGGAAACCAGCTTTAGGCTACTTGGAATTGGGAATTTTGGGAGCCAAAAACATGTTACCAATGAAAACAAAAGGAGGAAGGAGTACAACAGATGCATATTGTGTGGCAAAGTACGGACAGAAATGGATTAGAACAAGAACAATTACTGATAGCTTTAACCCAAGGTGGAATGAACAGTACACATGGGAAGTTTATGATCCCTGCACTGTTCTAACCTTAGGAGTCTTTGATAACAGGCACATTTACATGAACAGCCATGATCAGAAGTCATCTGACCTCAAGGATGTTCGCATTGGGAAAGTTCGGGTTCGCATTTCTACACTTGAAAGCAATAGAATTTACACTAACTCGTACCCATTGCTGGTTCTTCTGCCTTCTGGTGTGAAAAAAATGGGAGATATTGAAATTGCAGTAAGATTTTCTTGTCCTTCATTGCTTGATGTGGTTCAGATATACAATAAGCCATTACTTCCAAAGATGCATTATCTACATCCCTTGGGCCTAACCCAACAGGATATGCTAAGAAATATAGCAATGAAGATTGTTGCAATGCGTTTGTCTCGTGCTGAGCCACCTTTGAGGCATGAGGTGGTGCAATATATGTTGGACACAGACTCTAATATGTGGAGCATGAGGAGAAGTAAGGCTAATTGGTTCAGAATTATGAATGTTATATCTGGTTTTGTATCTGTTGTCAAATGGATTGATGATATATGCCAGTGGAAGAATCCAATCACCACAGTACTGGTGCATTTCCTTTTCCTTATCCTTGTCTGGTATCCAGAACTAATTGTGCCAACGGTTTTCTTCTATGTCTTTGTCATAGGTGCATGGTACTACAGGTTTCGGCCTAGAATGCCACCACACATGGATACCCGGATTTCACATGCAGACACAGTTGATCCAGATGATCTTGATGAAGAATTTGACCCGTTACAGAGTTCTAAGGATTCTGAAATCGTTAGAAAGAGATATGATAGACTGAGAAGCTTGGCTGCAAGGATACAGACAGTGTTGGGTGACTTTGCTTCACAAGGAGAGAGAATCCAAGCCCTTCTAAGTTGGAGAGATCCTCGTTCTACTGGAATGTTTATTGCTACATGTTTCATGATCTCAATGATCTTGTACATTGTCCATATCAAAATGGTTTTGATAAGCCTTGCTTTCTACTTCCTTCGCCACCCAAGATTCAGAGAGCCAATGCCTGCTTCAATCCTCAATTTCTTTAGGCGTTTGCCTGCTTTGTCAGACCGCATCATGTAA